The following are encoded together in the Phenylobacterium sp. NIBR 498073 genome:
- a CDS encoding ATP-binding protein, with translation MTRLRRLPRRPWKLSAQLVAAMTAVVSLSVIIMIGGMALYYLILDKILRLQMPPQALAAYNAIEANRPPQPTDFQVLLDVHKGLETRLSLMELAALAICGAVALTAGVAAALWFARRISEPLHRVAATARRVAGGDLGARVVQPEFGGGAGETHQLIADFNLMADEMQRAERDMRESVAAIAHELRTPLTVLRGRLQGMSDGVFVPDSKGLAGLILQVDSLTQIVEDLRTLSLAMAGRLLLQPANLDLAQEIEAAVDALAPDFTAAGLTIERDLRPAPVRADPARLRQVLLVMLENARRYALNGGVARVETRRGEGMIYLRVLDRGPGLRVGDEERVFERFWRADESRSRDAGGTGLGLAVVKAIAEAHGGSAIAFARPGGGACFEIRLPA, from the coding sequence ATGACCCGCCTGCGCCGCCTGCCCCGTCGGCCCTGGAAGCTGAGCGCCCAGCTGGTCGCGGCGATGACCGCGGTCGTCTCCCTGTCGGTGATCATCATGATCGGCGGCATGGCGCTGTACTATCTGATCCTCGACAAGATCCTGCGGCTGCAGATGCCGCCCCAGGCGCTGGCGGCCTACAACGCGATCGAGGCCAACCGCCCGCCGCAGCCGACGGACTTCCAGGTCCTGCTCGACGTCCACAAGGGGCTGGAGACGCGGCTCAGCCTGATGGAGTTGGCGGCCCTGGCCATTTGCGGAGCGGTGGCCCTGACCGCAGGCGTGGCCGCCGCGCTCTGGTTCGCGCGGCGGATCAGTGAGCCGCTGCACCGGGTGGCGGCGACCGCCCGCCGCGTCGCCGGCGGCGATCTTGGCGCCCGCGTCGTGCAACCCGAGTTCGGCGGCGGCGCTGGCGAAACCCACCAGCTCATCGCCGACTTCAATCTGATGGCCGACGAGATGCAGCGCGCCGAACGCGACATGCGCGAGAGCGTGGCGGCTATCGCCCACGAGCTGCGCACCCCGCTGACGGTGCTGCGCGGACGACTGCAAGGCATGTCCGACGGCGTCTTCGTGCCCGACAGCAAAGGGCTGGCGGGACTGATCCTGCAGGTCGACTCGCTGACCCAGATCGTCGAGGACCTGCGCACCCTGAGCCTGGCCATGGCCGGCCGGCTCCTGCTGCAGCCGGCCAATCTAGACCTGGCCCAGGAGATCGAGGCGGCGGTCGACGCCCTGGCCCCGGACTTCACCGCGGCGGGACTGACGATCGAACGCGACCTGCGCCCGGCCCCGGTCCGGGCCGACCCGGCGCGGCTCCGCCAGGTGCTGCTGGTCATGCTGGAGAACGCCCGGCGCTACGCTCTGAACGGCGGCGTGGCGCGGGTCGAGACCCGGCGTGGCGAAGGCATGATCTATCTACGGGTGCTGGATCGCGGCCCCGGCCTGCGCGTGGGCGACGAGGAGCGCGTCTTCGAACGCTTCTGGCGGGCCGACGAATCCCGCTCGCGCGACGCCGGCGGCACCGGCCTCGGCCTGGCGGTGGTCAAGGCCATCGCCGAGGCGCACGGCGGATCGGCGATCGCCTTCGCGCGCCCCGGCGGCGGCGCCTGTTTCGAGATCCGCCTTCCGGCCTGA
- a CDS encoding porin family protein, whose protein sequence is MKFWISPLAATLALGATAASAEPFQGFHVGAGIGGSKIQSEDAIPGFARKADNDASGLAYRAFAGYDLRVSERVVIGAEAGISGGDKKIESRVDAARVKVDPGLGYDLTARLGFLATDNLMLYGRAGWARQNFEREIRFTNNAAVIRSDKDVDGKLFGLGAEYAVSDNIAVRAEYDRTDFDGDRKRDRLLVSAAYRF, encoded by the coding sequence ATGAAATTCTGGATCAGCCCGCTGGCCGCGACCCTGGCGCTGGGCGCCACCGCCGCCAGCGCCGAACCGTTCCAGGGCTTCCACGTCGGCGCCGGCATCGGCGGATCGAAGATCCAGTCCGAGGACGCCATTCCGGGGTTCGCCCGCAAGGCCGACAACGACGCGAGCGGCCTGGCCTATCGCGCCTTCGCCGGCTACGACCTGCGGGTGTCCGAACGGGTGGTGATCGGCGCCGAAGCCGGCATCAGCGGCGGCGACAAGAAGATCGAAAGCCGGGTCGACGCCGCGCGGGTCAAGGTCGATCCGGGCCTCGGCTATGACCTCACCGCGCGCCTGGGCTTCCTGGCGACCGACAATCTGATGCTCTACGGCCGCGCAGGCTGGGCGCGTCAGAACTTCGAGCGCGAGATCCGCTTCACCAACAACGCGGCGGTGATCCGCAGCGACAAGGACGTCGACGGCAAGCTGTTCGGCCTCGGCGCCGAGTACGCGGTCTCCGACAACATCGCCGTTCGGGCCGAGTACGACCGCACCGACTTCGACGGCGACCGCAAGCGCGACCGCCTGCTGGTCAGCGCCGCCTACCGCTTCTAA